Sequence from the Pseudomonadota bacterium genome:
TGGTCGTTGATGAAATCCTTTTCGTTCACCTTCTCGAATCCACCTTAATGCATTGGTTTTATTGAGTTCTTTCTTATTTTTGTGAACCATTAGGATGCGAAATTTCAAATTATTTTGTTTAACAGTAATCGACTTGCATTCCTTAGAACTCTTGATGATATAATTTGGTACCCATTCACCTTTCTCGTCCCTGTGCATCCAGAACTCTTTCTCTATGCCCTTTGCCTCAATCTCCTCTTTTGTCAGGTAGAAGAACTCATTCGCCCCTGTCTTGATGCCAAATCTCACATCCGCTACTTCTTTTAAAGGCACAAGTTTATCTTTACTCTTATCGAGGATTTTGAAGAATATCTCCGGCGCGCGTAAGTATTTACCCCATTTGGAACCTGTGTATTTTCCTGTCTCTTCATCAAAACCTTCTGCCCAAAGCACGCTCTGGCTCTTTGGGTAAATCCTTAATTCATCATTCTGATAGAAGTTATTATGAAAAAGTATTGTCTTTATCAGGTTTTCTATCGCATCAAACCTTTCTTTCTCTTTTTCCCACATGTCATGGGCAGAAGGGACAAAATGCCTCAAGGGTTTCAGGAGGTTGACAAACCTTACAAGGTTTTTGTTTCGCTCATCCTCATCGCTACATTTTTCGAGGATAATGATACATGTATTCACATCAGCATCCTCAAACCAGCGCTCAACCTTCGACTCAATGATGGCAATAATTTTATAGTGCTTCAGGAATAGTTCCTGCAACCCCTTGCCGTAATCAACATCCATCCATGAGTTGGATACAATAAAGCCAAACCGTCCTTTTTCCTTAAGAAACTTTGTCCCGTGCACAAAGAAATAGGCGTGTATACCCGCCCTCTTTGGAATATCGGCGAGCTTTCTCTTTCTGTCAAAGAGGGCTTTATGAATCATTATATCTTTGTAGCTTTCTTTACCTGTGATCTCTATAATCTCCTCCTGTCGTGTATAGGGAGGGTTGCCGACTATGCAATCAACGGCTCTGGGATAGGGAATGAGAACCTTCCTATGGCCGAGGGTCGAAAGTTCTTTTTTACGGGTTTCATCCCCTCCAACCTTTTTCAGAGTCGTCAGATCAAAGAAATCTTCGTTGAATATTTGAGGGTAATTTTCATCAACAGAAAGGTCGTTCACAGCAAGATTAATTGTTGCAAGATGGGCCGGAAATTTTGCAATGTCCACTCCCCACAGTGTTTTTAAGATGTCCTCATGGGGCATGCGGAGATTCATCATCTTCTTATACTGGTATGCCCTGACAAGGAAGGTGCCTGCGCCGCAGGACGGGTCGAGGATTGTATCGTTTTCATGGCATACACAAAACCCTAAAATAAGATCAACAATATCGGGACTGGTAAAATACTGGCCTAAATTATGCCTTTCCTCATGTGGTATCAATCTTTCAAAGATTCTACCGATGATGTCATATCCTAATTTGGAGAAATCATATCTTTTAAGAACCCTGACAAGCTCCTTTATTTCTTCAACAACCGCCCTGTTTTCAGGAAACGCTATCTGATCAATAAAATCAGTGCTGTAAATCGTCTCATAGTCTATATTGTGCAGGACATAGTCAAAATGACGCTCAACTGTTGTTTGAAGGAACCCTCCTTTTGTGAGGTCGTCAGGGATGGTGAGAGGGTCAAGCTGCCCCTGTCTTTTCGACTGGAGCACATCATAGAAAAGTATCTTATTGATAAGTAGATAGGCGGTCTGCCTGGCAGCCTTTTCGAAATCGGCCTCTGAAAAGGTAAATGTCCATTGCTGTTTACTGAACCATTCCTGAAAATTCTTCGAAAACTCATTATCCTTGTGTGCCTTATCCCTGATGATCTGTTTGTAGTATCTTGAGAGGCGTTGTATCTTCTCCTGAAGTCTGAATGTCAGGAACTCATCTATGGGCAGTAGCGGTTCTGCCCTTTTTCCTGTATGAACCCTTGCAAGTTCCTCAAGAAATCTTTCAATGCTCTTGAGTATAGGATTTTTGAATCTCAGGTCATCGATATCGTCGAGATTTTCTATACCTGAAAGGTAAAATTTATCTACAACCTGTCTCTCTTCGGGCTCCATCCTGTTTGCCTTTTCCGTATTGAACCAGATGAGCCACTGAAAGTTGGATGTGGCAAAGTATTTCGCTTTTCTTCTGTTCGCCTTTTCCCATGCGGGTTTTTTTAATTCATTCTCGTCAAAGGCGCTGAAATATGGCGGCTTAAGCTCAATAACACATAAAATCTTCTCGCTGTTTGCGCTTTCAAAAATAATTACATCAGGTTGTTTCCTGTCAGTACCAACGGTCTCCTGTTCTGCAATGCCGAGCGGTAGATTTCTGTCTTTGATTATCCTATTAATCCATTCAACAAGCTTCTGATTGGCAGTCCTTTCCGTCTTATGACTGGTAGTATCGAAGGGGGATGAAATTGTAATCGGTTTTCCTTTAATCTTAGACATCGTTTTTTTCCTTGAGCACCTGGTTCACGATTCTTCTTGCAATCTCAAATGCTGCTGCAATCCGGATGACCTTCACGTCCCCAAGTCCTTTTATCTCAAGGAATTTTTCAAGTGGCTGATTTGCCATGCCCTTGAATGAACCGAATCTATCAAGAATGTCTTTTGCAACATCTTCTGCTGGTTTTCCTTTAACGCCTGTTGAAATGAGTATTGCCAGAAGCTCGGCATCAGTCAACGATTCGGAACCCATTTCCCGTAGTTTACCGCCCGGATGAGTCCATTTTTTCATAAAACCCCCACAATAGAGTCACATAAATGCGTGAGGCATACTTTCTAAATATTAAAGGCTTTACTTTAAAAATTCAATCTATAAAAATAGGGAACCATTTTATTGTAATTTTTTACTCAAAGCCGGAAGAACTTTTCTCGAAGCGCGACTTCGAGCATTTTTGGGCATCCCACTCGACGAGGAAGAGCGTTCCGAAGGACAATGTTGCTCACATCCGTTCGCAATGAAACCGTACGTACTGTTTGATCCCGTTATAGACGGGAGAGTTCACGAATTGAGTGAAATTCGAGTCGGTAGTGGGTAAAAACGCGCAGCGGAGCAGCGAGAGAAATAGCGCCTCAAGTCTTTATTTTTTTTCCAAGCACACAGGAGGTTTCTATTTGGCGGTCGGGAATATCCCAGTATTTTCTTAAGAGCTCGTCTTTGTCAGGCATGAGTTCATAGCCGTGTTTTTTATAGAATTCTATAGCCCATGTGGCGGCTTTCCAGGTACCAATGAGGAGCCACTCAGTATCAATCCCTTGTTCAATAAAGGTAAGGAGTTTTGAACCGATACCTTTATTCTGAAATTCTCTTAACACGTATGCATGGCGTATGAGTGTGACATCCTTGATTCTCTCTTTTCCCATAACGCCTAAGAGTTTCATATCTCTTCTATAACCATAATACCTCATCCTTTTCATCTCACCTTGTAATTCTTCCATCGGCATGTATGGTTCTTTGTACTTATCCTCCGGTATCACACCTTTATACCTTTTTGCCCCATCATTTGTAACATCGTATATTTCATCTGTATCCCTTACCTCAAATATACCTTCCTTCCAGAAACCAAAAAGGTCGTAGGCATTTTTAAAACCTATCAGTTCCATCGCACGGTCATCTTTTATGAGTTGGCTCATTACTGTATAGTTTTTTTTGATTCCCGGAACGCCTGGAAAGTCTGAGCCGAAGAGGTATTTATTGGCGAATTTTTTCATAGAGGAGAAATATTGGAGAAGGTTCTTTGGTGGAAGCCCGGATACATCAATATAGACGTTTTTAAAGCTTTTCACCATGAATTCTGCAATCTGATACCAGAATCCCCGACCGCCGTGGCAGAGGATGACTTTCATATCCGGAAAATCGCTTATCACATCATCGAAGGTATAAGGGTCGGCGAATCTCATTTTGGCGCCCTTAAAAAGGGTTGTACCTGCATGGAACATGACAGGCAAGCCTTCCTTTTCGCACTTTTCGTATATAGGGTAGAGCCTCTGGTCGTTGGCATAGAAAAAACCATGAATGGGATGTAACTTAAGCCCCCTTGCCCCATTTATGAGCTGCTCTTCGAACGCATCCATAGGATTATCGTGGTAATTAGGATTAAGGTTTGCTATGGGGATAAGTTCAGGATGTACATCGTGTATCTCTTTTGCCCGCTCGAATGGCATTACCCCTGCGGTTAGAGGCGAATATTCAGGAATCAGGATACCCCCAAATATCCCCTCGCGCTTTATGGCGTCGCCATACTCCTGCGGCAACTGTCTCTCGTTTTCATCGAATATTTCCGGAACATAAGGGCCGATGTCCATCCACACCTCTTTAGCCCTTTCCGTCCATTCAAACCTGTGCCCCACGTGTATATGGACATCAATAATCTTCATAATCATAATCATTTTATATATCGTATGTAGAAAGTTATGGCAAGGGAAATAGCTTATGAAGTACCTACAACGTTATGTGTTACAAGACTTACAATGCTTGTTTTCTAAGGGTAAAAAAAAGTATACTCACTGGTGTAGAGATAAAGGTTGCTTTCGGAGGCAAAATGAAAAGTTTCTTCTTTCCTCAAAGTGTAGCGGTTTTTGGTGTTTCAGGTGCTCGCTCCAACCTTGGAAGGATTATCATAGAGAATATGGAGCGATTTGGATTCAAAGATGATTTGTACCTGATTGGCGACAGGGATGAAAAGGTGATGGGGAGAAAAATATACAGAAATATTGAAGATGTAGAAGTTGTTCCTGATTTGGCGGTTTTCCTGATTCCTGCCACCGGTTTACCTGGGGCATTGGATGCATGTGGAAGAAAAGGGATACGCCGGGTTATCATTGAATCGGCCGGATTTTCAGAATTTAAGGAGGACAGGAAGGCACTGGAAAAGGAAATGTTAGATGTTGCAAAGCAATGGAACATCAGGATTATTGGACCCAATTGTGTGGGTATTGTAAATCTGGAAAATGGTCTTACCCTTCCTTTTTACCCCATGCATCCTAAGGATGTGAAACAGGGGCCTGTTGCAGTGATTTCCCAGAGCGGTGGGCTCATTCACGATATTATGATGCTCTCATTCTGTGAGAACGTGGGTGTGAATAAATTGGTCAGCGTGGGCAACAAATTGATGCTCGACGAGAATGACTTTCTGGAGTTTCTGATTTCTGACCCCTCCACACGAATAATCGGGCTCTACCTGGAAAACATTCGTGATGGGAGAAGGTTCATGAACCTTGCATCCTCAACGGATAAGCCAATTATATTACTAAAATCAAATATAAGCCTTTCGAGCCGCAAGATTGCCAGATTTCACACCACTGCCCTTGCTGGTGATGAGCAGGTTTTAGATGCCGCATTAAAACAGGCAGGCGTGCATCGTGTCTATAATATAAAGGATATGGTAGAGTGTTTCAAAATCTTTTCACTGCCGGTCATAGAAGGACCAAAGTTAGCCCTTATGTCGCGTTCAGGCGGGCATGCAGTTTTATCGGCTGACGCAGCGTATCGTTATAAATTCGAGCTTGCTGAGTTTTCAGATGATTTTTTTAACATGGTGAAGCAAAAATCGAGGGCAGGCGTTATAAAGCTGACAAACCCCCTTGATCTTGGTGATATCTTTGACATTAACTTCCACGTTGAAATAGCAGAAATTGCACTCAAGGAAAAAGGTGTTGATGGATTAGTTGTCATTCATGCCTATGATTTTGAGCACGATGTTAACCCCACAAAGGATTTCATTAAAGCTGCCTCAGAAATATCAAGTCGTTGCCAAAAACCTATAGTGTTTTGTATGGTTTCTCATAAGGATGACTGGTTTAGCATGAAAGAGGCGGCTAATTTTCCGATCTTCACAGATGTGGATTATACATTAGGGATACTCGCAAAATCCTATGATCATTACAAATATCATTTAAAAGCCGCAAAAAAGGCCTCCCGCCAGTCCGTAGAAAAAGTGCCCGGTGCACCGGGAGACTTGTACCAATTGAATATTATACCCCAAAATGATGTGTTCGGTTTATTAAGGTCTTACGGGATACCCGCTGCGGATTATGCAATTGTGAGGACCTTTGAAGAAGCAGTTGCTGCAGCAAAAAATATTGGTTACCCTGTTGCGTTGAAGATTGCATCACCGGAAATCCTTCACAAAACGGAAAGGGGAGGGGTAACGCTGAATGTAATGGATGATGCAGGGCTTGAGCGTGCCTTTCACAATATGAAGGCAGAATCATTCCTTATTCAAAAGATGTCCCCTTCAGGGCATGAAGTAATTATAGGGGGCAAGGCAGATCCTGAATTCGGCCCTGTTATACTCTTTGGTCTGGGAGGGATATTTGTAGAGGTGTATAAGGACGTGGCAATGCGCATAGCTCCGGTTGACGAAAACATAGCGGAAGAGATGATCAATGAAATAAGAGGTGCGGGTATCCTGAAAGGATTCAGAGGGCAACCGTCTGCTGATTGGAAGGCACTGGTGAAGGTTCTTGTGAACGCATCGAGACTCCTTACTGAGCATCCCGAAATAGTGAACCTTGATATAAATCCGCTTATAGTGTTCGAACAAGGCAAAGGATGCGTTGCAGTTGATGCGAAGATAGGGTTTTTGTGCATCCTTAAACAAAATTTTGTATCTTTGGTGTGATCCACATCTCTCCACCTGTAAAGCCGCTATCTTCACCATATTTCTATATTATGAAAGGGTTATGGCAAGGGAAAGATTTAAGGTAAAAGAATAGCAGGATGTTTTACTGAAATTTCTTGACTACCTTCAATGAAGGTGATACCGTTGTAAGATGTTGTTGTGTGCTGAATCCTCTTATATGCTGAGCATGTAAGGTGGGGCATACTTATAAAAATAAGGGGGTGAGAAAGAACCGGGAGGGTAACACGTGTTTCCCCTTCCAAACTTTTAAAAGAGGAGGTAAACCATGCCAGATAGCATCTACAAAATTATTGAAATTGTAGGAACAAGTAAAAAATCATGGGAGGATGCAGCAAAATCTGCCGTTGAAACATCATCAAAAACACTCAAAGACCTAAGAATCGCTGAGATCATTAAACTCGATATGACAGTTGATGAGAAGGGTAAGGTAGCCTTGTACAGGGCAAGGGTTAACATTTCGTTTAAATATCACGGAGAATAAGGAGAATAAAGAGTAAGTTAATGAAAGGACGGGGGACGGAAGTTCCCACGCCCTTTCATTTTTTCTTCCTTCAGCATCTCCTTTCCTGAGAAATATCACATTTAATTTCAAATTTCTATATTCGGAATTATTAGTTCAGCGTTCGGAAAAGCAAGCCGATTTTTGTTGAAAAAGATATTACAGGATGTGTTAATTTAACATGATGGTGCAGGAATCTTTTTCCCCCAATACCAAGTTTTTTATTTTAGGGGTGATACACAGGGATGAAGAGGGGCCTCAATTGCTCCGTGAGTGGATGGAGAGGGCCAAACCTGATGTAGTTACATTGGAGTTTTCCAATTATGGCCTGACATTCAGAAAGGAGAGAGGGGCAGAGCTTAAGATGATGATTGATAAGGTTTTAGAAGCATTAAGAGATGATAATGAGCCGTATAAAAAAGAAGCCCCATCCGCATTATTTTCTTACGTGGATATGCCCCATGAATATGAGGTCGCGACAAAATACTGTAATGAACGTAATATCCCATTATACCTGATAGATATGGATGTATTCTCATACCTGAAATTGCAGAAGGTTGACGACTTGTTGAGCGAAGAGAATATAAAAAAGTTACTCTGCGAAAAAGAGGGAAACGACAACCACAATGAAAAGACTCTGGCAAAGATGTTTTTTGAAAAGGGCATCGAAGTTGTTTCCTATACGGATGAGATGTATGTGAGGGACAAATATATGAGCGACAGAATAGCAATATTGATGAAATACCATAAAGACAAACGTTTCCTCCATGTCTGCGGGTGGCAACATCTGCAGGACCCGCATAATCTCTACAGTTCCCTTAACCCCATAAAGGTTTTTTCCTATGATAAAACTATTTGTCTTTGACCTCGGGAATGTGATCCTTCCCTTTGAACACAGACAGATTGCTGTGAAGCTTTATGAAAAATCGAGAGAAAAAGCACAGTTCTCACCAGATGAGGTTTTTAAGTTTATGTTCGACAGGGAGAATGGACTTGTAAATCTCTATGAAGAAGGTCTTGTGTCATCTCTCGAGTTTTTTATGACGATAAAGAATCAATATAAACTTGAGATGGATTTTGAGGGATTTAAGGGTATATGGAACCCGATCTTCTGGGAGAATCCTGAGGTAAATGAGCTGATACTGTATCTAAAGAAAAAGTGTTACCCGGTATTCCTTCTGAGTAACACAAATGAGCTGCATTTTTCCTATATCATAGAGCATTACCCTATTGTTCACGCCATGGATGAATGGATACTCTCCTTTGAGGTAGGTGCAAAAAAACCCAAAAAAAGGATATATGATGTTATATTTGAGAAGATGGATGTGGATACCCATGAGGTGTTCTACATAGATGACATTGACAGGTATGTAGAGGATGCAAAGGGATATGGTTTGCAGGGGATGGTCTTTAAGGATGTTAAAGGGTTGTGGGAAACATTGAAGAAACACGATATTTAGATGGAGATGTGATATGCTTAGAATAACCAATAACCAAATCTCAATAATCAAACAAATTCCAATCATCAGTTTTCCAACATCCAAACATTTTTTGTCTGGAACTTGAGATTTGGTAATTTGTTATTATATTGTGAATAGTATATGATGCGCTATCCAAATATTGACCCTGTGATTTTCAAGATTGGTCCGCTGTCGCTTAGATGGTATGGTCTGATGTATGTGTTTGGATTTGTCTCTTCCTATCTGCTTGTGATGTACCAGCTGAAGAAAAAGGTTTATAAGATAGAAAGGTCAAAAATCGATGACCTCTATTTTTATCTGATCTTAGGGCTTATTATTGGTGCAAGGCTGGGATATGCACTTTTTTACAATTTTAATTTCTATTTAAATAACCCTCTCGAGGTATTCGTTTTATGGCATGGAGGTATGTCGTTCCATGGAGGCCTTATTGGTGCCTTTATTGCCGGTTATGTGGTGATAAAGAAGAAACGTCTTGATTTTTTCAGTGTGGTAGACCTGATCATCCCTACGTGTCCAGTCGGTATAGGATTCGGTAGATTGGGCAACTTCATCAACGGTGAACTCTTCGGGCGACCATCGAACATGCCATGGGCTATGATATTTCCTCAGGGTGGCAATATACCAAGACATCCTTCGCAGCTATACGAGGTATTTTTTGAAGGTCTTGTATTGTTCATCATACTCTGGATATACAAGGACAGGAAAAAGAGGGAAGGCGATGTGTTTGCTATGTTCTTGGTGTTGTACGGTGTTTTCAGGATTTTCTGCGAATTCTTCAGAGAACCGGACCTGCAGGTGGGTTATATTTTTGGTATATTAAGCATGGGTCAGGTGTTGAGCATATTTATGATTGCCATAGGTGGTTTCTTAAAGTACTTTTACCTTCCTATGAGGAATCCCAAAGAAGGCAAAACGCAAATGACCCAGCACATGAGTGGAAAGCGCATCGGCAATTGTAAATAGATGATTATTTTTAGGTGGGTTATCCTGCAATGAGGGCCGGGTAACTAACTTTTTTAATTGGTAATGATATCTACCACACCGTTTTCTATATTGTAGTAAGCACCAACTATTTTTAGTTTATCCTCTTTTACCAATTTACTCAAAATGGGTTTTGATGACCTTATCTGGTTTACAATGAGCTTTACATTGGTCTTGATTGAATTATCAATCAGGTCGCCAGGTTGTTTTTTGGCTTTTTTTACTGCCGGTGTGATTGCTCTTACTATACTACCCACATGACCACGTACCTTTCCGCCTTTTACAGAGGCAGTTATCGCACCACAATTTCCATGGCCAAGCACAAGAACAAGCTCAGTACCCAGGTGGTCGACAGCATATTCAATGCTTCCAAGGGCGACTTCATCCACAATATTGCCGGCTACACGTATGATAAACAGGTCCCCAAGCCCCTGGTCAAAGATGATTTCCGGGGGGACACGGGAATCCGAACAGCCAACTATCACAGCGAAGGGCTTCTGGCCCTTTGAGACTTCGGTGCGTCGTTCTGCCGTTTGATTTGGATAAAGAGATTCTGAAGCAGCGAACCGTCTGTTACCTTCTATTAATTTTTGCAGAGCCTCATTGATTTTCATTTATCA
This genomic interval carries:
- a CDS encoding HAD hydrolase-like protein produces the protein MIKLFVFDLGNVILPFEHRQIAVKLYEKSREKAQFSPDEVFKFMFDRENGLVNLYEEGLVSSLEFFMTIKNQYKLEMDFEGFKGIWNPIFWENPEVNELILYLKKKCYPVFLLSNTNELHFSYIIEHYPIVHAMDEWILSFEVGAKKPKKRIYDVIFEKMDVDTHEVFYIDDIDRYVEDAKGYGLQGMVFKDVKGLWETLKKHDI
- a CDS encoding GNAT family N-acetyltransferase — protein: MFEVRDTDEIYDVTNDGAKRYKGVIPEDKYKEPYMPMEELQGEMKRMRYYGYRRDMKLLGVMGKERIKDVTLIRHAYVLREFQNKGIGSKLLTFIEQGIDTEWLLIGTWKAATWAIEFYKKHGYELMPDKDELLRKYWDIPDRQIETSCVLGKKIKT
- a CDS encoding N-6 DNA methylase, whose amino-acid sequence is MSKIKGKPITISSPFDTTSHKTERTANQKLVEWINRIIKDRNLPLGIAEQETVGTDRKQPDVIIFESANSEKILCVIELKPPYFSAFDENELKKPAWEKANRRKAKYFATSNFQWLIWFNTEKANRMEPEERQVVDKFYLSGIENLDDIDDLRFKNPILKSIERFLEELARVHTGKRAEPLLPIDEFLTFRLQEKIQRLSRYYKQIIRDKAHKDNEFSKNFQEWFSKQQWTFTFSEADFEKAARQTAYLLINKILFYDVLQSKRQGQLDPLTIPDDLTKGGFLQTTVERHFDYVLHNIDYETIYSTDFIDQIAFPENRAVVEEIKELVRVLKRYDFSKLGYDIIGRIFERLIPHEERHNLGQYFTSPDIVDLILGFCVCHENDTILDPSCGAGTFLVRAYQYKKMMNLRMPHEDILKTLWGVDIAKFPAHLATINLAVNDLSVDENYPQIFNEDFFDLTTLKKVGGDETRKKELSTLGHRKVLIPYPRAVDCIVGNPPYTRQEEIIEITGKESYKDIMIHKALFDRKRKLADIPKRAGIHAYFFVHGTKFLKEKGRFGFIVSNSWMDVDYGKGLQELFLKHYKIIAIIESKVERWFEDADVNTCIIILEKCSDEDERNKNLVRFVNLLKPLRHFVPSAHDMWEKEKERFDAIENLIKTILFHNNFYQNDELRIYPKSQSVLWAEGFDEETGKYTGSKWGKYLRAPEIFFKILDKSKDKLVPLKEVADVRFGIKTGANEFFYLTKEEIEAKGIEKEFWMHRDEKGEWVPNYIIKSSKECKSITVKQNNLKFRILMVHKNKKELNKTNALRWIREGERKGFHQRPTCASRRKRWYDLGIWEKPDFVWPDAYNVRFAVYETQNTWGDKRFFFITVHNKKDYDIVLAFLNSTIIPLLIEISGITNLGEGAVYTNVYWLKMLGVPTHKIISNEIFSSTFEKLKKREILSIFEEIGADSSVEVSLDKVKPDRRELDKIIMGDILGLSEAEQLEVYQAVVDLVRARIEKARSFGKKGKTKEGLDLDLLTKTIKEKFGDKVLRNFYEDKILSQSKLKTIQLFEATHPVKIENGLFGWRVSSGKNYIDCQNEAEAFYLKIWLDLGLDEVKMPTDVAYLSKILPELQALKEKIDRVITDHISFITSQKLRKKILQKLQGELFE
- a CDS encoding carbonic anhydrase, whose amino-acid sequence is MKINEALQKLIEGNRRFAASESLYPNQTAERRTEVSKGQKPFAVIVGCSDSRVPPEIIFDQGLGDLFIIRVAGNIVDEVALGSIEYAVDHLGTELVLVLGHGNCGAITASVKGGKVRGHVGSIVRAITPAVKKAKKQPGDLIDNSIKTNVKLIVNQIRSSKPILSKLVKEDKLKIVGAYYNIENGVVDIITN
- a CDS encoding dodecin family protein, which gives rise to MPDSIYKIIEIVGTSKKSWEDAAKSAVETSSKTLKDLRIAEIIKLDMTVDEKGKVALYRARVNISFKYHGE
- a CDS encoding acetate--CoA ligase family protein is translated as MKSFFFPQSVAVFGVSGARSNLGRIIIENMERFGFKDDLYLIGDRDEKVMGRKIYRNIEDVEVVPDLAVFLIPATGLPGALDACGRKGIRRVIIESAGFSEFKEDRKALEKEMLDVAKQWNIRIIGPNCVGIVNLENGLTLPFYPMHPKDVKQGPVAVISQSGGLIHDIMMLSFCENVGVNKLVSVGNKLMLDENDFLEFLISDPSTRIIGLYLENIRDGRRFMNLASSTDKPIILLKSNISLSSRKIARFHTTALAGDEQVLDAALKQAGVHRVYNIKDMVECFKIFSLPVIEGPKLALMSRSGGHAVLSADAAYRYKFELAEFSDDFFNMVKQKSRAGVIKLTNPLDLGDIFDINFHVEIAEIALKEKGVDGLVVIHAYDFEHDVNPTKDFIKAASEISSRCQKPIVFCMVSHKDDWFSMKEAANFPIFTDVDYTLGILAKSYDHYKYHLKAAKKASRQSVEKVPGAPGDLYQLNIIPQNDVFGLLRSYGIPAADYAIVRTFEEAVAAAKNIGYPVALKIASPEILHKTERGGVTLNVMDDAGLERAFHNMKAESFLIQKMSPSGHEVIIGGKADPEFGPVILFGLGGIFVEVYKDVAMRIAPVDENIAEEMINEIRGAGILKGFRGQPSADWKALVKVLVNASRLLTEHPEIVNLDINPLIVFEQGKGCVAVDAKIGFLCILKQNFVSLV
- the lgt gene encoding prolipoprotein diacylglyceryl transferase: MMRYPNIDPVIFKIGPLSLRWYGLMYVFGFVSSYLLVMYQLKKKVYKIERSKIDDLYFYLILGLIIGARLGYALFYNFNFYLNNPLEVFVLWHGGMSFHGGLIGAFIAGYVVIKKKRLDFFSVVDLIIPTCPVGIGFGRLGNFINGELFGRPSNMPWAMIFPQGGNIPRHPSQLYEVFFEGLVLFIILWIYKDRKKREGDVFAMFLVLYGVFRIFCEFFREPDLQVGYIFGILSMGQVLSIFMIAIGGFLKYFYLPMRNPKEGKTQMTQHMSGKRIGNCK